The following are encoded together in the Bradymonas sediminis genome:
- a CDS encoding Imm52 family immunity protein, with translation MNNRFLVRLFWGERRETAAECAHRFKTSLERLAQLAPEFQQWYQGINGPGQANEEHHLDHTQLTRFIEEGRDTVAPPKMADELGFSVRTWYSYGDDELGKLIVHCGGYNHGPYGPFNSVILNLPDVNPRLELDEIFSILRALIEIWEPSWANIWNDEIMDAVPELEVDAPEMGWMLFLENERGPLPELGEAFKVVQIDSGNIIITGEEPPSSERNDGIKHLHQLHSELMAAGVLGPVND, from the coding sequence TTGAATAACAGATTTTTAGTGCGATTATTCTGGGGCGAACGACGTGAAACAGCGGCAGAATGTGCCCATCGTTTTAAAACATCCCTGGAGCGACTGGCCCAGTTGGCTCCTGAATTTCAGCAATGGTATCAGGGCATTAACGGCCCTGGTCAAGCCAATGAAGAGCATCATCTAGACCACACACAATTAACACGTTTCATAGAAGAGGGGCGTGATACGGTGGCACCGCCAAAAATGGCCGACGAATTGGGCTTTTCTGTTCGAACTTGGTATTCTTATGGTGATGACGAATTAGGAAAGCTTATAGTCCATTGTGGTGGATACAATCACGGACCATATGGGCCATTTAATAGTGTCATCTTGAACCTTCCAGATGTGAACCCACGCCTAGAGTTAGATGAAATATTTAGTATTCTTCGAGCGCTGATTGAGATATGGGAGCCTAGTTGGGCGAATATCTGGAATGATGAAATTATGGATGCAGTGCCAGAGCTGGAGGTCGACGCGCCCGAGATGGGTTGGATGTTATTCCTTGAGAACGAAAGAGGGCCACTTCCGGAGTTGGGAGAAGCGTTCAAAGTTGTTCAGATAGATTCTGGCAATATTATTATAACGGGTGAAGAGCCACCGTCTTCCGAGCGAAATGACGGCATCAAACATCTCCATCAGCTACACTCAGAGTTGATGGCTGCGGGTGTATTGGGTCCTGTGAACGACTAA